The DNA sequence AGCGGCCGGGGAAGCGGCAGTCGTGGAGGAAGCTTTCCGCGGAGGCGCCTTTGATTATATGGTGAAACCGGTCGATAAGGAGCGTTTAAGTGAATCACTGCTGCGCTACGCAGAGCAGGCACAGACATTTCGGGAAAAAGAAGAATTTACGCAGGACGAAATCGACAGGCTTTTCCATATCCAGGTCCAGAAAAAGGGCGGACGCCAGGAGAGCGCCGGGGACCTGCCGAAAGGAATTGATCCGATTACGCTCCGGCACATTGAGGAAATGATCGGATCCGAAGCAGGCGGAATTACGGCCGTGGAAGCGGGGAAAGTGATCGGGGCAAGCCGATCCACGGCGAGAAGATATCTGGAATACCTCGTTAAGACAGGCAAAGTGGAAGCACTTCTGAATTATGGGGACGTCGGCCGTCCGGAACGCAAATACGTCCGGAAAAATCCGTGAACAAAATGAACAAAATAGAACGAATAGGCATTATTTAACTTATGCGTGGAAGCTTTTTTCTTCTTTCCTCCAGTAGTACTCTTAGAGAAATCAGAAAATTGTAAGCGTTTACTGTTTTCTAGTATTTACTTTAAAAAGAGGAATGGAGGAAAAAAGAATGCTGAGTATTATTGCGTTTCTTACGGTTATTACGATCGTGGCTCTCCTGATCAGTGGGAAAATCAGCCCTATCGTCGGACTTGTTCTTGTGCCGGTCGTGGCAGCGCTTGTCGCAGGTTTCCCGGTGGCTGAGATCGGGGAGTTTTTTAACGAAGGAATTGACTCGGTTATCAGTGTTGTTATCATGTTTATTTTCGCCATTTTGTTCTTTGGCATCATGCAGGATACCGGGCTGTTCGATCCGTTTATAAATAAG is a window from the Alkalicoccus halolimnae genome containing:
- a CDS encoding response regulator codes for the protein MSRSYTVFIVEDDFRVAQISRKFVESVPGFEVAGEARSAAETKAALGEEPVPDIIILDVFIPDTEGMDLFNWIRRYYPSAAVIMLTAAGEAAVVEEAFRGGAFDYMVKPVDKERLSESLLRYAEQAQTFREKEEFTQDEIDRLFHIQVQKKGGRQESAGDLPKGIDPITLRHIEEMIGSEAGGITAVEAGKVIGASRSTARRYLEYLVKTGKVEALLNYGDVGRPERKYVRKNP